A portion of the Parasedimentitalea marina genome contains these proteins:
- a CDS encoding caspase family protein has protein sequence MSNYSFPAAAYSKAVRWVALCLMLLPIPALAGNRYALIVGNAAYSTLPPLQNTIADAEAYADLFKELGYDVTSLSDLNRSDMEFALVDFLDQIKTGDTAVFVYSGHGWSDGKTNFLLPTDVTMQGSERRMRLMSIPLQNGLDGIVDQIRQAGASVQVAIIDACRNNIFGKDGTKSIGMTRGLSVERAPQGAFLIFSAGSGEESLDRLSTDDAGQKLSVFTRHFLPRLRAGMYLEDAINAAQLETAEAARSYNNHQQNPAYYDQINGKLCLSGSCTNDSQPAAITAAAARPVVTVDCGEARSVWADVKNAQDAEILNQFAEIYAECKVYAGLAAAKAATLASAAAPAAVQTETASIPISLPRPNINWAKCVSGGSPVKHARICVESVLSSQAGNTYWPDNMIDHSNQTAWVEGVKGHGTGQRLLLEFDHPTVVSGIDFINGYAKSHSSFKNNSRVESIRVSDSTQDWQRISLKDTPDWQSFQRDGHSPVRWIMFEIQSVYPGAKWADTAISEMRLR, from the coding sequence ATGTCGAATTACAGTTTTCCAGCCGCGGCTTATTCGAAAGCCGTGCGCTGGGTCGCCCTTTGTTTGATGTTGCTGCCAATTCCAGCCTTGGCTGGAAACCGGTACGCCTTGATTGTCGGGAACGCTGCCTATAGCACGCTGCCGCCATTGCAGAACACAATTGCCGACGCCGAAGCCTATGCCGACCTGTTTAAAGAACTGGGCTACGATGTCACCTCGCTGTCGGACTTGAATCGCAGCGACATGGAATTCGCGCTGGTCGATTTCCTGGATCAAATCAAAACAGGAGACACGGCTGTATTTGTCTACTCGGGCCATGGCTGGTCCGACGGTAAGACAAATTTCCTGCTGCCTACGGATGTCACAATGCAGGGGTCAGAACGGCGCATGCGGCTGATGTCAATTCCGTTGCAAAATGGCTTGGATGGCATTGTGGATCAGATCCGCCAGGCAGGCGCTTCTGTGCAGGTTGCGATCATCGACGCGTGCCGAAACAACATCTTTGGCAAGGATGGCACCAAAAGCATCGGCATGACACGTGGCCTGTCAGTAGAACGGGCTCCACAAGGCGCGTTTCTGATATTCTCGGCTGGCTCAGGTGAGGAATCTCTTGACCGGCTCAGTACCGATGATGCCGGTCAAAAGCTGTCTGTCTTTACCCGGCACTTCCTCCCCCGCCTGCGGGCTGGCATGTATCTGGAGGATGCAATCAATGCAGCGCAACTGGAAACAGCCGAAGCAGCACGCAGTTACAACAACCATCAACAGAACCCGGCCTATTACGATCAAATCAACGGCAAACTCTGCCTGTCCGGTTCCTGCACAAACGATTCACAGCCCGCAGCCATCACCGCAGCCGCAGCCCGCCCCGTTGTCACCGTAGATTGCGGCGAGGCTCGATCCGTCTGGGCCGATGTGAAAAATGCTCAGGATGCAGAGATCCTCAACCAATTTGCCGAGATTTATGCAGAGTGCAAAGTTTACGCAGGTCTGGCGGCGGCAAAAGCCGCCACACTGGCCAGCGCTGCGGCCCCGGCTGCGGTGCAAACCGAAACGGCCAGCATTCCGATAAGCCTGCCCAGACCCAACATAAATTGGGCCAAATGCGTATCCGGAGGCAGCCCCGTCAAACATGCCCGGATATGTGTGGAATCGGTTTTGTCGTCTCAGGCCGGTAACACCTACTGGCCTGACAATATGATAGATCACTCCAACCAGACCGCATGGGTCGAAGGTGTAAAGGGCCATGGCACCGGCCAACGTCTTCTTCTTGAATTCGACCACCCCACCGTGGTTTCCGGCATCGATTTTATCAACGGGTATGCAAAGTCACACAGCAGTTTTAAAAACAACAGCCGTGTGGAATCAATCCGGGTGAGTGACAGCACTCAAGACTGGCAGAGGATCTCGCTTAAGGACACGCCGGACTGGCAAAGTTTTCAGCGTGACGGGCACAGCCCAGTTCGCTGGATAATGTTTGAAATACAGTCAGTTTATCCCGGCGCCAAATGGGCCGACACAGCAATTTCAGAAATGCGATTACGGTGA
- a CDS encoding YARHG domain-containing protein, which translates to MSCHKMRHHLAAVLLVIAAPVGAAEFKVFPPAWDDPGFIALPFAAQRDSDPRSAECRILMTGQIKGDDLAKLQQITGMPWNGEGDAPAESHALEGATLCLDSPGGSIEVALKMAQHLLDSRSGIATKVLQNDLCVSACSAIFMAGSTFFEGESYETTLTRELQPGARLGVHAPSLQLSKSGSYSGEQISKSFNLALMAARQAFDFSNQTDSAGTPIIAPYVFARFLETPPEDMYFFDTVGDALLGGFDVSGYDARVRLDETLARTICDNVFMLDQGMFSWALGPTWKSGELLSAKETAQEFRRMFPDKGRGRWLAPVFEDSAFVDQAEIHNGHFYGRAAGYPTGYPYDVLDCMVRIEHAQPLGAFKVLQSLERSNDNDPIFWDIEVRVSPPPLSGGEQTPSEAWETAIAEDRISAGYSKYSWLIAYPFEMALADLPQPDTAPVAQQDAALSCDALWHRRNQLFYENGYCFGGTRGIATFGNDNCYTKEPDLSPAEADEIARIKQMERDQAC; encoded by the coding sequence ATGTCCTGCCATAAAATGCGCCACCACCTGGCCGCCGTTTTACTTGTCATCGCTGCCCCCGTTGGCGCGGCAGAATTCAAGGTTTTTCCTCCGGCCTGGGACGACCCGGGTTTCATTGCCCTGCCCTTTGCAGCACAACGCGACAGTGACCCGCGCTCGGCTGAATGCCGAATTTTGATGACAGGGCAGATCAAAGGCGATGACCTTGCCAAACTGCAACAGATCACCGGCATGCCCTGGAATGGTGAAGGTGACGCCCCAGCTGAATCACACGCCCTGGAAGGCGCCACCCTGTGCCTCGACAGCCCAGGTGGCAGCATCGAAGTTGCGCTCAAAATGGCGCAGCACCTCTTGGACAGCAGATCCGGCATAGCGACTAAAGTTCTGCAGAATGACCTCTGCGTCTCTGCCTGCTCGGCAATATTCATGGCGGGCAGTACCTTCTTTGAAGGTGAGAGCTATGAGACAACCCTAACCCGAGAGCTGCAGCCAGGGGCAAGACTGGGGGTCCATGCCCCGTCGTTACAACTGTCCAAGAGCGGCAGCTATTCCGGGGAGCAGATCTCCAAGTCGTTTAACCTGGCCCTGATGGCCGCCCGACAGGCCTTTGACTTTAGCAACCAGACCGACAGTGCGGGCACCCCTATCATTGCGCCTTATGTCTTTGCCCGCTTTCTGGAAACCCCGCCCGAAGACATGTATTTCTTCGATACAGTAGGTGATGCCCTACTGGGTGGCTTTGATGTTTCCGGGTATGACGCAAGGGTGCGACTGGATGAAACTCTGGCGCGCACCATCTGCGACAATGTTTTCATGCTGGATCAGGGCATGTTCTCTTGGGCCCTCGGCCCGACCTGGAAATCAGGCGAGCTGCTCTCAGCCAAAGAAACAGCGCAAGAATTTCGCCGCATGTTCCCGGACAAAGGCCGCGGCAGATGGCTGGCCCCGGTGTTCGAAGACTCTGCTTTTGTAGATCAAGCAGAAATCCATAATGGCCATTTTTATGGCCGCGCAGCAGGATACCCCACTGGATACCCCTATGACGTTTTGGACTGCATGGTTCGGATCGAACATGCCCAACCCCTAGGCGCGTTCAAGGTTCTGCAATCGCTCGAACGCTCAAATGACAACGATCCCATATTCTGGGACATTGAAGTACGGGTCAGCCCGCCACCGTTAAGTGGCGGCGAACAAACCCCGTCCGAAGCCTGGGAAACCGCCATCGCAGAAGATCGGATCAGCGCGGGATATTCCAAATACTCCTGGCTGATCGCTTACCCTTTTGAAATGGCTTTGGCCGACTTGCCGCAGCCAGACACTGCCCCGGTTGCGCAACAGGACGCCGCGCTGAGTTGTGATGCGCTATGGCATCGCCGCAACCAGCTTTTCTACGAAAATGGCTATTGCTTTGGCGGGACACGTGGAATTGCGACTTTTGGCAACGACAATTGCTACACTAAAGAGCCGGATTTAAGCCCCGCTGAGGCGGATGAGATTGCCCGGATAAAACAAATGGAAAGAGATCAGGCATGTTGA
- a CDS encoding caspase family protein gives MLTTVFFRKYLCWLAAIFCASVLPLQAQAGGRYALLIGNQTYEHGGTLSNPVNDTALLEQSFAAMGFEVETLTDATQDVLGDAIDRLSERYGSADTVAVYYSGHGLQKDGRNFLVPVDARITSSASIERETISMDSLIEVLKPFPISMIFLDACRDNPFAANLQAGTSVTKSVAQTRGLAVMRAEGDMLITYATLPNTTASDGMGNNSPFASALARHIRTPDTEISVLMKRVTGDVVAETRGQQRPQQISQMQTEFYFKRTPNPTTITDPLRALLAVYPQQVTAGEEVSVVADVPPSCTPFFADFAPDGHLTPIPLQFFKSIALSNGQIRYEISPGSRFGLMIQETDALGTHQLGLVCEPKEIGGDKAAVRTVMAEVATKVKAGELAGFVTTGGYEPVEYRFERFTIQ, from the coding sequence ATGTTGACCACAGTGTTTTTTCGAAAGTACCTATGCTGGCTGGCGGCCATTTTTTGCGCTTCAGTCCTGCCCCTGCAGGCACAGGCTGGTGGTCGCTATGCCCTGCTGATCGGCAACCAGACTTACGAGCATGGCGGCACGCTGAGTAATCCAGTCAATGACACTGCGCTTCTGGAGCAAAGTTTTGCTGCCATGGGGTTCGAGGTGGAAACTCTGACCGACGCCACTCAAGATGTACTGGGGGACGCAATCGATCGGCTGTCAGAGCGCTATGGTTCAGCGGACACGGTGGCGGTTTACTACTCCGGGCATGGGCTGCAAAAAGATGGCCGCAACTTTCTGGTGCCAGTGGACGCGCGCATCACCAGCTCAGCGTCCATCGAGCGCGAGACCATCTCAATGGATAGCCTGATCGAGGTGCTAAAGCCCTTTCCTATCAGCATGATTTTTCTCGATGCCTGCCGCGACAACCCCTTTGCCGCCAATCTTCAAGCCGGGACATCAGTGACCAAAAGCGTGGCGCAAACCCGTGGCTTGGCGGTGATGCGTGCCGAGGGCGATATGCTGATCACCTATGCCACCCTGCCCAATACCACCGCCAGCGACGGCATGGGAAATAACTCACCGTTTGCCAGCGCCCTGGCCCGCCACATCCGCACTCCGGACACCGAGATTTCGGTGCTGATGAAACGGGTCACCGGGGATGTGGTGGCGGAAACACGTGGTCAGCAACGGCCACAGCAGATCTCGCAGATGCAGACTGAATTCTATTTCAAGCGCACGCCCAACCCCACGACGATAACCGATCCACTGCGCGCATTGCTTGCAGTTTATCCGCAGCAGGTTACCGCAGGAGAAGAGGTGTCGGTGGTGGCGGATGTGCCACCCTCCTGTACGCCTTTCTTCGCTGATTTTGCCCCAGATGGGCATCTGACGCCGATTCCCCTGCAGTTTTTCAAATCCATTGCGCTCTCAAATGGGCAGATTCGCTATGAAATCTCACCCGGCTCGCGCTTTGGGCTGATGATTCAAGAGACCGATGCACTGGGCACTCACCAGCTCGGACTAGTGTGCGAACCCAAGGAAATTGGCGGGGACAAAGCAGCGGTGCGCACGGTCATGGCAGAGGTCGCCACGAAAGTTAAGGCCGGAGAGCTTGCGGGTTTTGTGACCACAGGCGGTTACGAACCTGTGGAGTATCGCTTTGAACGCTTCACTATCCAGTAA
- a CDS encoding OmpA family protein, translating to MNTNILSILIAFSASQAFAQSTITLESFALEPETPAVEAQAVPGASAAPSSELETCLTDPANCTSADYQSGSTFSLEDVVNLAIIDREEVTQQVSSTGGQAASTATEPLPSVDMEILFDYNSDSVRGDQLSQLADLAALLKSERFDAYRFLFLGHTDAKGSAAYNEDLSARRAESVAALVRGLGGLQADRTLATGMGFSRLKTPGDPLSGQNRRVQLVLLPR from the coding sequence ATGAACACAAACATTCTCTCGATTTTGATCGCTTTTTCTGCTTCTCAAGCCTTTGCCCAGTCGACGATTACGCTTGAGAGTTTTGCTTTGGAACCTGAAACACCAGCTGTCGAGGCACAGGCTGTGCCGGGGGCCAGTGCTGCGCCCTCGTCTGAGCTGGAGACTTGCCTGACCGATCCTGCCAACTGCACCAGCGCAGATTATCAATCAGGGTCTACGTTCTCGCTGGAGGATGTGGTGAACCTTGCGATTATCGACCGTGAAGAGGTCACACAGCAGGTTTCCTCTACTGGGGGTCAGGCTGCCAGCACTGCAACGGAACCACTGCCTTCGGTCGATATGGAGATCCTGTTTGATTACAATTCAGACAGTGTGCGTGGTGATCAACTTTCGCAATTGGCGGATCTTGCGGCGCTGCTGAAATCTGAACGCTTCGACGCGTACCGGTTTTTGTTCCTTGGTCATACAGATGCCAAGGGATCGGCGGCCTATAACGAAGATCTGTCAGCCCGTCGGGCAGAAAGCGTTGCAGCACTGGTGCGCGGGCTGGGTGGATTGCAGGCGGACCGCACACTGGCCACGGGTATGGGGTTCTCGCGGTTGAAAACACCGGGCGATCCGTTAAGCGGCCAAAATCGCCGGGTGCAACTGGTGCTGCTACCGCGTTGA